TACGGCAGCGCTGAAGGCAGCCGGGTTTGGCATGAAGGTCGTTGTGATCGACCAGGACAAGTTGGGGGGAGTATGTATTAACCGGGGATGTATCCCGACTAAGGCGCTGCTTCACGCATCCAATATTTTTTCTATGATGCAGCAGTGCGATGAGTTCGGGGTGTCTACTGATTTTATTTCTTTTGATTTTGCCAAGATGCAGGATTACAAGAAGCGTTCCGTCAAGCAGTACCGCGGGGAGATCGAGAAGCTGTTTAAGCAGAATGGGATTGGTTTTGTGAAAGGGACAGCCACCATACGCCGGGAAAAGACGGTTGAAGTGAAAAATGAGAATGGCCGGGAGTATTTCCATGCCAGGAACATTATCATTGCCACCGGAGCAAAGCCTGTGATGCCAAAGATTCCGGGGATCGATCTGCCGGGCGTGATCAACAGCGACCGGCTGCTGGCGGTGCCTAACTGGAATTATGACCGGATCGTGATCCTGGGCGGCGGTGTGATCGGCGTGGAGTTTGCGACGATCTTCCAGGCGTTGTGTGCAAAAGTCACGATCGTGGAGAAGGGCAGTCACCTGCTGGGGCCGATGGATGTGGAGGTTGCAACGGCTCTGGAGGAGCAGCTGGCTCAGAAGGGCATTTCCATCCACTGCAATACGACTGTGGAAGAGATCACAAAGGAGGATGGACTGACCTGTCATCTTTTAGATCATAATACCGGGGAGACCAGCCAGATCAAGGCCAGCCAGGTGGTGGTCGCAGTTGGCAGGACTCCATATATGCAGGGACTGTTTGGCGAGGATGTGGATCTGAAGATTGAAGACGGGCGGCTGGCGGTGGACAGCGATTTTCAGACCAGCGAACCGGGGATCTACGCCATCGGAGACGTGGTGGCGCGCACCCAGCTTGCCCATGTGGCTATGGCACAGGGAACCTTTGTGGTGGAGAATATTGCGGGGCATTCCCACAGCATCCGCCTGGAGGCAGTGCCAAACGGGATGTATGTGTCGCTCCCGATCGTGCCCAACTGTATTTACACAGAGCCGGAGATCGCGACTGTCGGGATCACGGAGCAGAATGCCAACAATCTGGGCATGAAGGTGCGCTGCGGTGTCTATACCATGGACGGGAACGGCAAATCCATTATCGCCCGGGAGGAGCATGGCTTTATCAGACTGATCTTCGAGGCGTACTCCAACACGATCGTGGGCGCCCAGATGGTATGCCCCCGGGCGACAGATATGATCGGAGAGATGGCGACGGCAATCGCCAATGGCCTGACTGCAGAGCAGCTTTCGCGCGCCATGCGCGCCCATCCCACATACAGCGAGGGGATTACGGCAGCCATCGAGGATGCGATGAAAAGCTGATAGGGAAAGATGGATCATGAAAGACAGATAAGGAGAGAACAGGATATGAATGAGATTGCAGAACGGATTGAGAAGCTGCGGGAGCTGATGGCTGAGAGACGGATTGACGCCTATCTGGTGCCAACTTCGGATTACCACGAGTCGGAGTATGTGGGGGAGCATTTTGCCTGCCGCAAGTATATCACCGGTTTCACCGGTTCTGCCGGAACCGCGGTTATTACCAGGGACTGGGCGGGAGTATGGACGGACGGGCGTTATTTTGTACAGGCTGCCGCAGAGCTTGCGGGCACAGGTGTGGAGCTGATGCGGATGGGCCAGGAGGGAGTGCCGACTCTGGAGGAATATCTGGAGCAGAACCTTCCGGACCATGGCATCCTTGGCTTTGACGGCCGGGTGGTATGCTCCCGGATGGGCGAGGATCTTCAGAAGCGCCTGGAGGACAAGCAGGTTTCTTTTGCATATACAGAGTCTTTGATCGGTGAGATCTGGGAGGACCGTCCGGCGCTTTCTGCAGAGCCGGTGTGGATCCTGGAAGAGCAGTATGCAGGCGTTCCTGCCGGTGAAAAGATTGCCGCCCTGCGCGCAGAGATGGAGAAATGCCATGCAGATGTACACATTATCACAACTTTGGATGATATCGTATGGCTGCTGAACATCCGTGGAAATGACATTCCGTGCAATCCGGTCGTCCTGTCCTATATGGCAGTCACCAAAGAGGAACTTTTCCTGTTCATCAATCAGAAGGTAGTTTCTGATGAAGTCAGATCTTATCTGGAAGGTCTGGGCGCCACTCTGATGCCTTATCAG
This portion of the Clostridium sp. AN503 genome encodes:
- the lpdA gene encoding dihydrolipoyl dehydrogenase encodes the protein MAVNCDLVIIGAGPGGYTAALKAAGFGMKVVVIDQDKLGGVCINRGCIPTKALLHASNIFSMMQQCDEFGVSTDFISFDFAKMQDYKKRSVKQYRGEIEKLFKQNGIGFVKGTATIRREKTVEVKNENGREYFHARNIIIATGAKPVMPKIPGIDLPGVINSDRLLAVPNWNYDRIVILGGGVIGVEFATIFQALCAKVTIVEKGSHLLGPMDVEVATALEEQLAQKGISIHCNTTVEEITKEDGLTCHLLDHNTGETSQIKASQVVVAVGRTPYMQGLFGEDVDLKIEDGRLAVDSDFQTSEPGIYAIGDVVARTQLAHVAMAQGTFVVENIAGHSHSIRLEAVPNGMYVSLPIVPNCIYTEPEIATVGITEQNANNLGMKVRCGVYTMDGNGKSIIAREEHGFIRLIFEAYSNTIVGAQMVCPRATDMIGEMATAIANGLTAEQLSRAMRAHPTYSEGITAAIEDAMKS